DNA from Thermodesulfatator atlanticus DSM 21156:
ACTCTCCTGCGTATCATGGCCCTTCTTGAGAAACCTTCAAGTGGCGAAGTAATTTACAAAGGGAAAAAGGTCTTTCCTTTTTCTAAAGAAGCGCGCGAAATAACGCTCCTTACCCAACAACCATATTTACTTAAGCGCTCAGTTTTTGAAAATGTCGCCTACGGGCTAAAAATACGCGGCCTAAAAAAGCACCTGGAAGAAAGAGTTTATGAAGCCCTTGACTTGGTAGGCCTTGATAAAAGTTTTGCTAAAAGACCTTGGTATGCCCTCTCAGGCGGAGAGGCCCAAAGGGTGGCTCTGGCTAGCAGGCTCATATTAAAGCCAAAAATATTGCTACTTGATGAACCAACCGCAAGCGTTGACCTTTACAGTGCGCAACTAATAAAAGAAGCAATTCTTAAGGCGGTCAAATCTTGGGACGCCACATTGGTTATCGCAAGCCATGATCGTCCTTGGCTGAATGAAATATGCAAAGAGACTTGGCACGTTTTAAAAGGACACGTTTTTGCAGGAGAACAAAAAAACTTCATTTTTGGCCCGTGGATAAAAAAGAAAAATAAGCTGGTAAAAAGATTTAAAGATGGCCAAGAAGTGGCGTTTCAAAAACCCCTAGACTCTAGCGAGAAAGATATCGCTGTGATAGAAACAACAAAAATTAAAATAGTACCTTCGCAAGTTTCAAATAGCCTTTTTCTTGAAGTATCCCAAATAAGCCTTGGTCCTGATAGCAAG
Protein-coding regions in this window:
- a CDS encoding energy-coupling factor ABC transporter ATP-binding protein, encoding MNILELKHVTQKYKNRTVINVPYLALTQNKIIGLYGPNGAGKSTLLRIMALLEKPSSGEVIYKGKKVFPFSKEAREITLLTQQPYLLKRSVFENVAYGLKIRGLKKHLEERVYEALDLVGLDKSFAKRPWYALSGGEAQRVALASRLILKPKILLLDEPTASVDLYSAQLIKEAILKAVKSWDATLVIASHDRPWLNEICKETWHVLKGHVFAGEQKNFIFGPWIKKKNKLVKRFKDGQEVAFQKPLDSSEKDIAVIETTKIKIVPSQVSNSLFLEVSQISLGPDSKSVLVSLRLEDFSLSLSLTREKISELSLLPGKKCYVSLPHEVKWL